The stretch of DNA AAGGTGCACAAGATtgtggtttgagccttgaaTCTTTcggtgtggagtttgcatgttctgtACTGTGCTCCAGtttcctctcacagtccaaagaaaTGTTAGGTTAATTCGTTACTCTAAATTGTGTGATTTAGATAGTTTAGAGATTGTGACAATGTTTATagaaaacaatcaataaaatgCTAATCCCATTTTCCAACATCCATCACAAAAGACTTCCAAAGAATCGCACAACTTGCACATCCCCTATTGTACCATGACTTTCTCTCTTGAGAcattattgcacattttcttctgttgtctATAGCAACGGACAAAGACAACATTTACTATTCAGGCATAAAGATATCTGGGCTTGTATGCCCCCACGGGCAAAGATATCAAAGATATACACAAATATCTCTTCAGGTAAGAAACGACTCCATGAATctaagacagacagacggacagacttCAGAAATGAAGTGAGAGAACAGAGCAGATCAGAGAGGATCTGCTCTGGGATCAGAAGTACAGAGAGTGTGCTTTGGGATTTATTGCACATTCAACTATGTACTACTATTATCCAGTGTGCCACTTCACTCTGTATCACAGACGCAGAGCTACCTAAGCATACTTCACCTTAACAAGCACAGTGATTTCAGTCACTCCAACAACTACTGCTGCATCTCAAGGCTCTGATGCTTTGTCAAGATCTTAATCAATTCTATACTAATGACGCTGATTAAAGTATAACAGTTAAGACATCAATAGATTGTTGAATAGATTGTTACTGTGAGCAGACCTCCTCATATCCTCTTTGAGTACCAGTTCTGACTTTACAGATTTTGTTCagattctaatttttttttatatatgtaaCAGTATAAACATATTGATATTGACTGAAGTGGTATACCACATGTTCATATAATTCTACAAGGCCAATTTTAACCCATACACCTCTTATCAACTTAACTATTAACTGTACAGTTTCAGAAAACGTATGAATTACATGCTACTAAATGAGTTTGGAAAATTCTCTGGTCATAAAATCCTTTCAGAaattatactattatattaaaattatttagtCTTTATTGGTTCCTGACATGTTTCcctaaaaaaagctttttagcTTCAATGGGCTTGCTTTGGATTTGGATCccatgtgtatttcttatagTGCAAGTATAAAAAGCATAACACTTTTACATTCGCCTTTCACACATACTATAGCAGCTGGTAGCATTGACATTAAGCACGATAAACACCAGTTCAAAAACATGCATGAAATGAGATCTATTTTCAAGGTTAGTAAATACAACACAGCAATGTGGCTGTCCAGGCGGACACATTGCATGCTTTATTACTTAACAACACATTTTGCAACACATAACGACAAGCTATATTCAGcccacaagaaaaataaaataacattgggatatttatatatttaaatttatttttatacatgaTACCTCAAAATGGGCTATTACAGAAAAGTGACAAGGATATGTACTGAGCTGCTGGGGTTAGGCAACAATATATACCATCATAGGAGAGAGAACTGTCAATGATTTTCTTACACTGTTTATACTTTGGTAACAACCCATCGAATATTTCTGGTCAAAGCCATTGTAGCATATCGATGAGCAAGATTGCTTCATGGAAAATTTGGATTGTTGTAAGATTTATTGAATCACTGTAATGTATGTAAGTATGCTGAATTGTACACTATCTAATTTGATGGATTTATCAGAAACAGACTTGCTTAAAGTAAAATAGTGTAGTTGTATAAATCTTGTGTTTATTATGTGTGACCAATGTGATGTCATACCAGTTAACCACAGCTCTGAAAACTGGTTGAGAGAGCTTGTTATGAATTAGTTTTGAAGGGCAGCTAAATTTCCTATAGTTGGAAGCTGGAATTACCAACTATCTGACATCTCTGAAACACAATATGTGtccaatgtatttatttaaattcttaCATTTTGCCTTACTTATATTTAGTTAGACcctttatttaaattttaaattgttGTAACTTGCTTAGTTTGTATTGTTATAGTTAGAGTTTCAGTTTAAACAAATTGTAATACTATatttaatactaataataaatataatacctgcaaagtaagaatttcattgtgcagtGTAACTGTCTGGTTTCCTGTGCATATGATAATAAACattgaatcttgaatctagTGTAATGGTTTGTCTCTAGTGTCCAGTGGCTTACCCATAGATGCAGGAGATGTCAATGACCACATCGATCATGTCACAACACAGTTCATATGTCTGCATGTCCACTGGGCTACTGTCTGTGGCGATGTAAATCTTACTGACCACATCGAACAAGAAGGCTTTCTCAACACCCGAGTTCTGAAAACAAAGGTAGAAACAAACACGAGCGTCACCATGTGCGAATCATGTTTTAAATATAGTTCATACTGAGACTCAGAGAGCATATTATCCTTTATACAAACCATTTGCTGCTCAGATAAATGCCTTTCTCGTATTAATTTCAGAAGGTCTTTGATGCACACGTTTATTAGTTAAGAAAGGGTCAAACTGAAACAGCAAAATAAGCCAGTGAATTCCACTGAATTTACATTCACAAAAGATAGCATTAAACAGATGTTTAATACAGTTCATTTAATACAAATCTCACAAAATTAAACACtaatcactttgtttatttgtgactttttacatatatacatgatTTTCTAAGTGACAGCTAAAAGGTAAAGCTAAAGGTAATTGTTAGACATAAACACTGCTAAACGTTGTGTTTTGTAAGGTATATGAAACAGTGAACACCTTGGGTTATAAGACAAACTTCAGAAAAACATTCAGATTATaaagtgaaatcaaatcaactGACTTTCGTTGGCTTtctcattaattttttttttcaaagtcatCAGTATGACTTTAAATTTACCTCTAATATCAGatccttcctttttctcctAAATAGAGGATCCAGGTAGTGGAATAAACTGAGTCCTGTCGTTAGGCAAACTCATACACAACTCATTCAAGTCTGCGtgtggctgctgattggttgctgctgctctcctccagtcACTGAACAAAACTACATCAGAACATATACACTGAGAGGTTGGTTAGccatcaccagtttgtcagtctggatctggaagtcccaCACGATCGTAGCTCGGTCATTCTCAACAACTTTGAgaggtgtcttccattctgGCTGTGGGACTTCCAGCCCATATGTTTCTGTACACTATGTCAGCCACTTGGTTATGGGGTCCCATGGACACTTTTCCAGCCCACATCTTACAACCCGCTATTATGTGCTGGATTGTTTCAAGAGCAtctttgcacagcctgcacctgggGTCCTGTGTGATGTGGTAGACCACCACCTCAATTGATCTTGTACTAAGtgcctgctcttgtgctgcTATGATTAGTGCTTCTTTTAGCCTTTCTTTTAAGCTGTCATCGGGGGACATTGTTGAAGGTGGCATCACTTAAAACCATTTCTCAGTGGCTAGTGGATCTAAAAGCTGATGGATGGGACTCATCCACAGTAGTTAAATAAAGGGCAGATGGTCATGATCATGAAGGGGCGCAATTCCATCCAACTTCAAGCCAATTACCTGGCTCTGTACAATGTGGAAGCTCCTGTCAGGCATCCTAACAGCTCAAATGAATAGACACATGGCCTAATACATGAGCAAGGCCCTGTAAGGAATTGGCAGCAATACCAGGGGAGCCAAGCATCGGCTACTGGTCGATAGAGCAGTCACCAAAGACTGAAAGACCAGGCAGACCAACCTGTGCACCATCACTGATATCAAGACAAGGAAGCTCCTCACAATGCCTGGAGGGCTTCATCCCAAGTCCAACACCCTGACACTGTACACTAAGCAGAGCGAGAGAGGTTGAGGACTGGTTTGGCATGAAACAACCAACCAAGATCCAGAAACACATCAGGAAGATGGCCCCTGAAGATGAGCTGCTGTGAAGTGAATACTTCAGGCAGCAGAAACCTGTTaatgacagaggaggatgaacTCTCCTGGAGGGACAAGCCCCTACACGGCACGTGCCACTGGCAGATAGAACAGGTGGGTGAATCTGACATTTTGCCACAAGAACATATTAAAAACAAGCTGCACATGAACAACAGGACAGGAAGTCATCTGGATAATGTATATACCCTGTTCAAAGAATGGAAAGGCTGGTTGGTCTGGACATGTGCTGCCTTTCCAACAACTCCGGGAACCAATAAACCTTTTTAAGGAAGTCAAGaacttttgattttgattgaaATCTACTGTAGTTGAGGTTTAATTTTCTGCAGCCAAACGCACCAGCTGTGTAAAGTCTTGCATTACAACTAGCATGGTTAcacaagcacacctgatgcaactaatcagaGGCCTCATTAGCTGCATCAAGTGTGCTTGATACAGTGAGTGAAATGCCAACTAACAACTATGGTAGACACATTAACGCCTTCTTAGAATGAATAATAATTCTGTCCATAACTGTTCCCTTATCACCAAAGtgaatgacattcccatcagtgTCATCAGGGCTTTGTTAATAAACTAATTTTAGCATGTTAAAATGCTGATTCTGAGTCTGAAATCTCTGGTCATGATGATGACCCACTATGTGCCTCAGGGTCAAGCTGGAGTCGTGGGTGTGTCTTGGAATCCAGCTCTCCTGAATGAAGAAGACTCCTCTGATAACATAGAAAACTCATCTGATGAGTCCTCTGAAGAGGACACGCCAAAACTCCAAAAGCATATCATTGATGCAATGGGAAGATGcggaataaaaaaacaaaactcagcCACCACACAGCCACAGGAGGACATCAGGCAGGAGGGccgagggaagaggaagaggtgcgCAATCTGTCGAGCttccaaagacagaaaagtcaGCAGCTGGTGTTCCCAGTGCACCAGGCCTGTGTTGTGCATTAGAAGGGGTGTGCATATGTTGTGAAGACCCGCTCCATTCCCCAGTCCCCTCACTGAGTGTTAACTGGATACATCAGTGACACACTTTACATTTTGACTATACATTTATTATAAGATAGGACAACTTAACAGCTTTTGTTTATGATAACTCCTTGTACCACTGTATTAGTGCAACAAAGTTCAGATATGTAGGTTGGGACCTAAGACAGCACAACAATTGAGTGACTAAACCAGTGCAAGgttcattagaaaataaaacgtGGAATACACAAGAgcttgaaacacacacaaacaaaggaacTCCTTGTTATTAGGCAATTATATAGggattattttggttttattatgTACACAGCCACTCAAAAGTTTGGAATCAAAGGCTTGATTCTGTACCGTCACATGGCTGAGACTATTTTTGAATCGTCTTTTATGCATTTAGGTTGCACAAAATCCTTTTGTATAGATTTTGGGTGTACAGCAGAGAAGAGTTGGGGGAAGTGATATATCCTCTGGTTGGCAGATTTTAACCAATGAGGACACAAAGGACACAaagggtggctgtggctcagtggtagagtgggtcatccctcaatcagaaggtcggtcagctcctatgggtcaacatgtcgaagtgtccttgggcaagacactgaactaacttgctcctgaagcatggcttcagtgtgtgaatgagtatgaaagaatagtctcctccaaattacattcctcctgtatgaatgatgtgtgaatgggtgaatgaggatgtcatgtaaagcgctttgagtagttgaaataactagaaaggagctatacaaatacagaccatttaccatttacaaagttcaaaacacaaacacaaatagcGACGCACAAGATCAGCAGAAttttcacaaatacacacatggtGCGTTTGTTGTTGGATGCCGACTTCCATTCCAGTCCATCAAAGTGAGTATTTTCTTGACCCATCAGGGGTCTTTGAAGGTTTCAATGTGTTCTTTCACTTGCTTCCAAACGGCCTTGAAAATGAGTCATTTATTAAAGGTATATGAAGATGCAGCATCCTACAAAGACTTCATGTTAATTTCAAGAGTGATAAACTTTCCTTAATATCCTATCAATAATTTCAGCTTATCAGCCTTAAGGCTTTGAACAGTGGCCAGGATTTGAAAAATGAGGTGTGCCAAATTTAGAAggttattattacattattattatacttaATCAACGTGTAAATGTAGGGATCGGATCAGACTATTTATTGGAGTAATCCATCATTCATATACTTTACCAAAAACTTTGATCAGGACATCCCTAGTTTGCGTTTAAATGTACATCTCTCAGTTCAGTATGCTACAGCTGAGCAGGTTATTAGTTGTCTTGCCTGCAAACTGCTGTTAGCAGTGCCCCTATTCATGGTGGACATTTGTTTGGCGGCTGCTTCAGCTAGCCAAGGTGCAACACGAAGCATCctttgttctgctgtgtttgtacATAAGGAGTTACACTAACATGACCCTCAAAAATGACTGACTGTCAAATGAAGCTCTGTAAGTCTGACTCTAGGAGTCTAGGAGCTGGGACCCCCAGCACTTTTTTAGAGGGTCTGAACTGAGTGATTGAGACCATAATCATGTGGAGTCACGACTTTGTATTCCTAAAAAGAGTTTGATGCTTTTTGTCAGATTTAGCAATTTcttaagcaaaaataccaaacaattGATGGTTCCAGCTTTTGAAATTAGAGGTTTTGGCCTTTTTTGCCTTAGTAAATTGAATGTATTTGGTTTTTGGATTGTTGGTTGGTCACAACAAGACATCTGAAACCATCATCCCTAGCTGTGGGAAATTATAGCAAGCACTTTTCATTAGCTGTAGCCCTAGGACTGATTCTTTGTTCATCATTTCATGGTTCTTCTTGCCAAGCATTTATTAGTGCACACATTAGTATATGGAAAAAGTCAGACACATACATTTGGCTCTGTGGGCTCATTGGCACACAGCTGTTAGTTGGAATCAATGAGATTTTTTGCAAAAGGGAGTGCCATAGAACCACAGGGGTGTGGGCATCTTGGTGGTGTGGTGGCCGAAGGCAACAGTCAGTGATTGAAGCATGTCAGTGGGCAAACTTAGTTTACATGCTTTGGTAGTCTCATTAATGAATGCTACTGTCAGGGGACGAAATTGAGAAAAAACTGTTCTGGCATTTCATGcaatgttgacatttttgaaaagaaatcaGTATATCTATCATGAATCACTACCACCATCTAGTGACTGAATTGCAAAGTACAGGTGAGCATGCACATGGAATATACTGTAATTTACAGAGTTCAACTTGATTATTAAAATGTGGGGGGGACAGAAGCACACTGGTGTATGTTTATTTAGTGGTTCAGGTaaattcagttcattcagtAGCATGGTTACTCACAGATATAAAGATGTTGAGCAAGTTTTCCAGGGTTGGCAACTGTGGGATGAGCTTCTGGACAACTTTACTAAAAGCCTCAAATATGGAGTGGTCGTATATGCTGGTTAAATAGAAGCTGTTGAGATCAGGgagaagaatcagaatcagaataaaTTTCATTAACAAACTACTTCACAATTTGATTAATTCTTTGCTCTCTTTACACAGATATGGAccaaaaacaagagaaacaacGGTCACCAGTCAAAGGATTTACATTTCAaggttacataaaaaaaaaagtgaagtatTTGTAgatcagttgactaaactccaagccTGCCTCATAGACATTAAGACATGGACTCATcaactaagagaagagaccacatttctcctgtactggcttctcttcattggcttccagtaaaatctagaatagagtttaaaatccttctcctcacctacaaggttcttaatggtcaggctccatcatatcttaaagagctcatagtaccgtactaccccactagagcactgtgctcccagactgcaggcctactggtggttcctaaagtcctctaaagtagtgatggagccagagctttcagctatcaggctcctctcctgtggaacctccttccagtttgggttcaggggggcagacaccctctctacatttaagagtagactaaaaaccttccttagtgataaagcctatagtttagggctggatcaggccttggaccagctcctagttatgctgctataggctcagactgccgggggactcccatgatgcactgggctcctctctcctcctcttcctctccatcctgatgcttcatgtctctttaatgtctgttactaacttggtatcttccccggagcctttctgtgcttttctcatctctcaggttcctgtggatcctggtcctggttctcctgctgtggttctctggttcctgtggatcctggtcctgctgctgtggttctctggttcctgtggatcctggtcctggttctcctgctgtggttctcaggttcctgtggatcctggtcctggttctcctgctgtggttctctggttcctgtggatcctggtcctgctgctgtggttctctgaatcctgtggatcctggtcctggttctcctgctgtggttctcaggttcctgtggatcctggtcctgctgctgtggttctctggttcctgtggatcctggtcctggttctcctgctgtggttctctggttcctgtggatcctggtcctggttctcctgctgcggatcgtcagcctccgccactttttactgatattagtcgtggtattattacttattatcaCTGTGGCAATATTTCACGTCTGCGTGGGTTTTTCTCCAGGTTCTCCAGGTTCTCCAGGTTCTCCAGGTtgctcccacagtccaaagacatgcaggttaattagTGATTCTAAATTGCCAGTTGGTGTGAGTGCTTCTGTGAGTGGCTGTGTCAGCCCTGGTTGtgttggctggtgaccagtccagggtgtagcCTGCCTCCTGCCCAATGTGCACCACAGAGTGCAGTCaatactaacacacactcactcttcaactcacttgtgtgtgtgtgtgtggcatactgttcttttctgcctctgctAGGATTGCAATTAAACTATGgccaaacaaagaaaagactgaTGACTACAGACAATTTAAACACTGTTTGGATCACTGGGAAATGAggtccacaaacacacttgcaATTACTACTTATCACCATAGGTACCACAAAGGAGAACAAAACGGACTCAATGGTCTGTAAAGATTTATGACTTAATATATAATTTGGAGAATTTCTTGTATTACTGTATCTATTTATTCCATGCAAATTATGGAATtttgtttaatctttatttGAGCAGGCAGTCTCCGAGAGTTTAAGAGCTCTGAGACCTGAGAAGAAGCAAACATTcacaacacaaatacataataaaCAAGAATTAAGGAAACGGTTACATAAAAGAGTTACATGAATCATATAAAACATCAGATAATAAGCCTTTACAGAGTCCAAGAGGACCGCAAGGACCGACATGAAGGGCGACTGCACAGTAATTTGGGGTTGGGAGAAGATAGACATCCTTTCATCCAACACAAGAAGCTTAgtttgctttttcatttttgagtcGCACTTTTTTAGAGGGCCTGAACTGAGTGATTGAGACCATAATCATGTGGAGTCGTGACTTTGTATTCCTAAAAAGAGCTGACTTCATTTGATCCCCCTTCAGAAAACATCAGATAATCACAGCGTGACGAATGAGCTGCCTTCTGTTTCCACTACATATACAATACAGTAATCTTAtatctctctcttacacacatacacacagtcttATATGCATATATTTACTTCAAACATACCATCTCTTACAAACAcatattctttttaatattaaatgtgcatgtgtaagAGTGACAATGTACAATTGTgagttaaaatgataaaaatgtatgtatgggTAAGAAAATAccttaatattaataattaataatatatgtAAACAATAGAATAAATGATTTTAAGGGTAAGAatagatgtatgtatgtatgtcattTGAATATGTgttacataaaaatacataaataactataaaataaatatcaggTCTCAGGTGAGGGAAGGCAAATTAAAACAATCACACAATCCGTTATTTTCAAGCAAACAGGAGTTCTTTTACAGTTGTAGCAAATGTTCCATCAACCTATTAGTCCATCAACAGAAAGGTCAAGCCAAAGTATTAGTATGACTCAGCAAGAATGACGTGGGTACCATTTCGAGTTTTTTAATCTACTGGATCACTGGATCTAGCCTTGGACCAAGCTTTGTGTGTCATGTGGACGGCTTTGGAGACTTGTGGGAAGATCCAAGGActgtttttcatgtctgtgcttTTAATAAGGGGCATGTTTGTCAGCTATACCGTTCCGAGATTGTGAGAAGTTTTCCAGTCCcgtgacattaaaaacattaatggtggggatttgtttttaaaaatcttgaAGATTACAATCACTTCTTGTGGAGATGATCTGAGTTTTAGGGACTGTAGTGTCTCCGGTACACGCAGCGTGACAGTGTGACTTTATGTGGTCTATTGTTAAGTATGACATCAATTAATGTGGAGTTGCCTCAGGCTCCGCACACAACGCCTACCTCAGCGTTGCAAatcttgttcctttttctttcgCAGGCCATGTTAACAGGTTAGAGCAGCCACGCGGTCTGTGTGGGCCGTGCAGCTCAGATGCAGACGCTGTGTGGTTAATGGTCGACGATAACCATTAGCAGAGGCTCAGCGTAGACGGCAATGCAGCAGCCGTGCTGTCTGCGCGGACGCCACATGCATGCGAGCTGCAGCAGTTCAGAGAGGTAGTCATCATGCACAGGTAGAGGTGGCCAGTGTGGCCCAGGtgtcacagcaagaaggttccggGTTCAAACCAAGCAGCCAGCcgggggcctttctgtgtggagtttgctcTTCCCGGgcaggtactccagcttcctaCCACAGTCCAAAgtcatgcaggttaattggtaactcaAAATTCCCCGTAAGTAACTGGTACCCACCCAGGGTGTACCCGCCCCCCACCAATCCTCTCGACCCCTCGGAGGACAAGTGGTTAATtctgaatgaattaataatgacTGAGTAATGATTGAATGAAACCAAAACTGAAAAGCCCACCTCAGGTGTATCCGTTCCAGGCCTGCATCTGCGAGGTCATCGTTGGCTCGTTTGTGAATGTCCCTCTGCTTCTCAATCTTATGGTCATCTGACAGGCCATCCACTTTGTGAATAAACACCTCGAAGTTGATGTCTGGGTTGACTTTGTAGGCCCTGGTCACTGTGAGATGCAGTCTACTCAAAGCCTCCACATAGTCATCCTACCACGAGGAACAGAAAATATTTACATCACTTAGGAAGCAAGTGAGTTCAGAGTTTGTCCACACGAGCACTGACAGGTTGATTTTTATACTTCTGAATCCAAGTGAATAAAGCAATTAAAGTCTCATTTCATATAAGGCTTCAGTCAGgaggcagttagcttagcataaagactggaaacagggggaaacagctagcctggctgcCCAAAGGTGTGTGTTGTATTGGGGTCATGGGCCGGATAGTTTCCTGGTGACTATGTCCTGGTCACACTACCAGTGGAGAATCTAGGAAGTGATTGTGCCAAGAAATAGTGACTTCAGCTCGTCATATTAATGCACACATCATCGCCCGGTAAGACAGTGGGGTATTGTTGATTTCACAGAAGGCAAACTGAAAATGCTCAGTGTTCAGTTCAGGATATTTAAAGCATTGATTAATTACATAATATAGCTTTGTGGCCTGACCTGTGAATCTATGACAAAGATTAGTGCTCCAGTGCCTCTGAAGATCATTTCATAGTCAAAGGTGGGGTCAAAGAAGTCGATCTGGCCAGGGAAGTCCCAGATCTGGAAGCTGAcgaaggagctgctggagacGTCTTCTCTGCAGATTTTATTGGTGCTCTCCAGGAATAGAGTCTCATTGGGTGACATTTTATGGAAAACCACTTTCTGGATTGAGGACTTTCCGCTTCTCCGCAGGCCCATCAACAGGATGCGAGGTTTGACCTCTCCATGCAGGGAATCACTAAAGCCTAACactacacacagacaaacaagaggagacagaggcaCTAGAAGTTAGGTGGGTTCATTTCCATTAGGCAACCACTAATTACCAAAAGGGAATCCATTGATTTTACATGTCAAAAGTCAATTTAtactttaattaatttactAGTTAATTCACAAATACTAATCAGCAAAGGTGgatgatccatccatccatctattatctatacCCTTAAAGGTTAAGTGGTATAGACcgggctggagccaatccctgcTGACACTGGACGAGAGGCGGAGAACACCCTGGactcaatcacagggccaacacatggAGCCCTGCATGGTAGCTCAGTAtaatcagtgtgtgaatgagtggcAAAAACCTTGTAAAGCACAATATAAATGTAGCTTTTTCCCATTTATGAAAGCAGTTGTATAATATCTATACACAGATATCTGCATTTAAAACTTAACTGACGGTAGGTATTCATTGTTTCATgttctattatttattaatacattGATAATCTCAAAGATGGCCGTGCTAAAGAACTTCTGTACATCCTTGACAACTCTCTCAACATGCATCAGAGTCAACACACAATACGGGGCATACCTTAGACCTAATTATGTCAAAAGGCCTACTCATCTTCAA from Pempheris klunzingeri isolate RE-2024b chromosome 13, fPemKlu1.hap1, whole genome shotgun sequence encodes:
- the rragd gene encoding ras-related GTP-binding protein D isoform X1, whose translation is MTTERLSAEDEDAALGYYDDEDLEAFSDAELGCEDGVLGFSDSLHGEVKPRILLMGLRRSGKSSIQKVVFHKMSPNETLFLESTNKICREDVSSSSFVSFQIWDFPGQIDFFDPTFDYEMIFRGTGALIFVIDSQDDYVEALSRLHLTVTRAYKVNPDINFEVFIHKVDGLSDDHKIEKQRDIHKRANDDLADAGLERIHLSFYLTSIYDHSIFEAFSKVVQKLIPQLPTLENLLNIFISNSGVEKAFLFDVVSKIYIATDSSPVDMQTYELCCDMIDVVIDISCIYGLTDSEAGLPYDKESMAIIHLNNTTVMYLKEVTKFLAMVCFLRKESFERKGLIDYNFHCFKNAIQEVFDVRVKVQQNRKLLCQRRWSKLTMTNGVLSSPH
- the rragd gene encoding ras-related GTP-binding protein D isoform X2, with the translated sequence MTTERLSAEDEDAALGYYDDEDLEAFSDAELGCEDGGFSDSLHGEVKPRILLMGLRRSGKSSIQKVVFHKMSPNETLFLESTNKICREDVSSSSFVSFQIWDFPGQIDFFDPTFDYEMIFRGTGALIFVIDSQDDYVEALSRLHLTVTRAYKVNPDINFEVFIHKVDGLSDDHKIEKQRDIHKRANDDLADAGLERIHLSFYLTSIYDHSIFEAFSKVVQKLIPQLPTLENLLNIFISNSGVEKAFLFDVVSKIYIATDSSPVDMQTYELCCDMIDVVIDISCIYGLTDSEAGLPYDKESMAIIHLNNTTVMYLKEVTKFLAMVCFLRKESFERKGLIDYNFHCFKNAIQEVFDVRVKVQQNRKLLCQRRWSKLTMTNGVLSSPH